Proteins from a single region of Streptomyces sp. Tu 3180:
- a CDS encoding SHOCT domain-containing protein has product MSGTTYLAYDYPLLSAFWTMLVFFLWIMWFILLFRVVVDIFRDDGLSGWAKAGWLVFTIVLPFLGVFVYVIARGKNMGRREIAQARVQQEAFDSYIRETARGTGGRTGSVDELVRLSEIRARGDITDDEFRRAKELVLSGHGSSEQPGPFASSAGR; this is encoded by the coding sequence ATGAGTGGGACCACGTACCTCGCGTACGACTATCCGCTGCTGAGCGCCTTCTGGACCATGCTCGTGTTCTTCCTGTGGATCATGTGGTTCATCCTGCTCTTCCGGGTCGTCGTCGACATCTTCCGCGACGACGGCCTGAGCGGCTGGGCCAAGGCCGGCTGGCTGGTGTTCACGATCGTCCTGCCCTTCCTGGGCGTCTTCGTCTACGTGATCGCCCGCGGCAAGAACATGGGGCGCCGCGAGATCGCGCAGGCGCGTGTGCAGCAGGAGGCCTTCGACAGCTACATCCGCGAGACCGCCAGGGGCACCGGCGGACGGACCGGCAGCGTCGACGAACTCGTCAGGCTGTCCGAGATACGCGCTCGCGGCGACATCACGGACGACGAGTTCCGCAGGGCGAAGGAACTGGTCCTGAGCGGCCACGGCTCCTCGGAACAGCCGGGCCCCTTCGCCTCCTCCGCCGGACGCTGA
- a CDS encoding diacylglycerol kinase family protein has product MVRADRPPRPMGAAVGRRSAAWARLALLTLAVGLLVPLVAAGLRSVLWALLGIAGLALAAVGLWWTLARSGTVRVLGAVLCVVAPLTVLALYAVGGMLLPAALSMALWVLAVGAARAALAPERAGRGHGPVPAPPPGRPWALMNPRSGGGKVDRFRLVDRAREAGVRVVLLGAGHQDAAGLAEDAVRDGADLLAVAGGDGTQALVAEVAFRHGVPFMVIPAGTRNHFALDLGLDREDPAKALHALTDGVELRVDLGFAAGRVFVNNASFGTYAAVVGDPAYREEKTRTALRTLPGLLSGPSAPRLRMRADGTRADGLQALLVSNNPYLRAVDAAHPGRRERLDSGRLGVLGVRVDSAVRAAGTVRGPHAAGLLRLTAEEVVVEADTPTVPAGVDGEHVLLPAPVVCRIVPGALRVRVPRRRVGTRWGGAAPDWLRVAGLALGRRATAPDAVRGRGRRDDGP; this is encoded by the coding sequence ATGGTGCGGGCAGACCGGCCGCCCCGACCCATGGGGGCGGCCGTCGGCCGCCGGAGCGCGGCGTGGGCGCGACTGGCACTCCTCACCCTCGCGGTGGGCCTGCTGGTCCCGCTCGTGGCCGCCGGTCTGCGCAGCGTGCTCTGGGCGCTGCTCGGCATCGCCGGACTGGCCCTCGCGGCCGTCGGGCTGTGGTGGACGCTCGCCCGCTCCGGGACGGTGCGGGTCCTCGGAGCGGTGCTGTGCGTGGTGGCCCCGCTGACGGTCCTGGCCCTGTACGCCGTCGGCGGGATGCTGCTGCCGGCGGCGCTGTCCATGGCGCTGTGGGTGCTGGCCGTGGGGGCGGCACGGGCGGCGCTGGCCCCGGAGCGCGCCGGGCGCGGACACGGACCCGTTCCCGCCCCGCCCCCGGGCCGCCCCTGGGCGCTGATGAACCCGCGCTCGGGCGGCGGCAAGGTCGACCGCTTCCGGCTGGTGGACCGGGCGCGGGAGGCGGGGGTCCGCGTGGTCCTGCTCGGCGCCGGGCACCAGGACGCGGCCGGGCTGGCCGAGGACGCGGTACGCGACGGGGCCGATCTGCTGGCGGTGGCCGGCGGGGACGGCACCCAGGCCCTGGTGGCGGAGGTGGCCTTCCGGCACGGCGTCCCGTTCATGGTGATCCCGGCCGGCACCCGCAACCACTTCGCCCTCGACCTCGGGCTGGACCGGGAGGATCCGGCGAAGGCCCTCCACGCCCTGACCGACGGCGTGGAACTCCGCGTCGACCTCGGGTTCGCCGCCGGCCGGGTGTTCGTCAACAACGCCTCCTTCGGCACGTACGCGGCGGTCGTGGGCGATCCCGCGTACCGCGAGGAGAAGACCCGCACCGCGCTCCGGACGCTGCCCGGGCTGCTGTCCGGTCCGTCGGCGCCCCGGCTGCGGATGCGGGCCGACGGGACGCGTGCGGACGGGTTGCAGGCCCTGCTCGTCAGCAACAACCCCTACCTGCGGGCGGTCGACGCGGCCCACCCGGGGCGCCGGGAGCGGCTGGACTCCGGACGGCTCGGGGTGCTGGGGGTGCGGGTCGACAGCGCGGTGCGGGCCGCCGGGACGGTGCGCGGCCCCCACGCGGCCGGTCTGCTGCGGCTCACCGCCGAGGAGGTGGTCGTGGAGGCGGACACGCCCACCGTCCCGGCCGGTGTGGACGGGGAGCACGTGCTGCTGCCGGCACCGGTGGTGTGCCGGATCGTCCCCGGAGCGCTGCGGGTCCGCGTCCCGCGCCGCCGAGTGGGTACGCGGTGGGGCGGAGCGGCCCCCGACTGGCTGCGTGTGGCCGGGCTCGCGCTGGGACGGCGGGCGACGGCGCCGGACGCGGTCCGTGGGAGGGGCCGACGGGACGACGGTCCGTGA
- a CDS encoding class II glutamine amidotransferase, which produces MCRWLAYSGTPILLDSILYRPVHSLIDQSLHAKMGVETTNGDGFGVGWYVPDKDSPAVIRDIGPAWSDRNLREIAGHVVSPLFFGHIRASTGTAVQQTNCHPFRHGRWMWMHNGAIAEFHRLRRDLALAVDPDLFSDIEGSTDSEMMFYLALTFGLEEDPPGAVARMAGLVERVGHEHGVEFPLQMTVAATDGVRLWAFRYSSQKESRSLFYSTRVETLRSLHPDVAFLREISDHTRLIVSEPLGSLPGAWNAVPEGTYGIVQPEGDEMHAFTPV; this is translated from the coding sequence ATGTGCCGTTGGCTCGCCTACTCGGGCACTCCCATCCTGCTCGACAGCATCCTCTACCGGCCGGTCCACTCACTGATCGACCAGAGCCTGCACGCCAAGATGGGGGTCGAGACCACCAACGGCGACGGGTTCGGCGTCGGCTGGTACGTGCCGGACAAGGACAGCCCCGCGGTGATCCGGGACATCGGCCCGGCGTGGAGCGACCGCAACCTGCGGGAGATCGCCGGCCACGTCGTCTCCCCGCTCTTCTTCGGCCACATCCGGGCCTCGACCGGCACGGCGGTGCAGCAGACGAACTGCCATCCGTTCCGCCACGGCCGCTGGATGTGGATGCACAACGGCGCGATCGCCGAGTTCCACCGCCTGCGGCGCGACCTCGCGCTGGCCGTCGACCCGGACCTCTTCTCCGACATCGAGGGATCCACGGACTCGGAGATGATGTTCTACCTGGCGCTCACCTTCGGCCTGGAGGAGGACCCGCCGGGCGCGGTCGCCCGGATGGCCGGCCTGGTGGAGCGCGTCGGCCACGAGCACGGCGTGGAGTTCCCGCTGCAGATGACGGTCGCGGCGACCGACGGCGTGCGCCTGTGGGCGTTCCGCTACTCGAGCCAGAAGGAGTCGCGTTCGCTCTTCTACAGCACCCGCGTGGAGACCCTGCGCTCCCTCCACCCGGACGTGGCCTTCCTGCGCGAGATCTCCGACCACACCCGTCTCATCGTCTCCGAGCCCCTGGGCAGTCTGCCCGGTGCCTGGAACGCGGTCCCCGAGGGCACCTACGGCATCGTGCAGCCCGAGGGGGACGAGATGCACGCGTTCACACCCGTGTAG
- a CDS encoding glycoside hydrolase family 43 protein, whose amino-acid sequence MSRAEDLPDLPPPPARRLLLKGALAAGALAAAAPAAAHAAPPKAAPHVNPLVRNRADPHITRHTDGWYYFTATVPEYDRIVLRRSRTLNGLGGAAESVIWRAHPTGDMGAHIWAPEMHRVGGKWYVYFAAAPAEDVWAIRIWVLENAHRDPFRGTWVEKGQIKTAWETFSLDATTFAHRGTRYLAWAQHEPGTDNNTAVWLSEMAGPWTLTGPQVRLSTPEYDWERVGFAVNEGPYVLKRNGRLFMTYSASATDHHYCVGLLTADEDSDLMDPASWSKSPVPVFTSNDTTRQYGPGHNCFTVAEDGRTDVLVYHARQYKEIVGDPLDDPNRHTRVQKLGWKPDGTPDFGVPVADTAAGEGA is encoded by the coding sequence ATGAGCCGCGCCGAGGACCTGCCCGACCTGCCCCCGCCCCCCGCCCGCAGACTCCTGCTGAAGGGCGCCCTTGCCGCGGGCGCCCTGGCCGCCGCCGCGCCCGCGGCGGCCCACGCCGCACCGCCGAAGGCGGCCCCCCACGTGAACCCGCTCGTCCGCAACCGCGCCGACCCGCACATCACCCGCCACACCGACGGCTGGTACTACTTCACCGCGACCGTCCCCGAGTACGACCGCATCGTCCTGCGCCGCTCCCGCACCCTGAACGGCCTGGGCGGCGCCGCCGAGTCCGTGATCTGGCGCGCGCACCCCACCGGGGACATGGGCGCCCACATCTGGGCGCCGGAGATGCACCGCGTCGGCGGCAAGTGGTACGTCTACTTCGCCGCGGCCCCCGCCGAGGACGTGTGGGCGATCCGCATCTGGGTGCTGGAGAACGCCCACCGCGACCCCTTCAGGGGCACCTGGGTCGAGAAGGGGCAGATCAAGACCGCCTGGGAGACCTTCTCCCTGGACGCCACCACCTTCGCCCACCGCGGCACCCGCTACCTCGCCTGGGCCCAGCACGAACCCGGAACGGACAACAACACCGCCGTCTGGCTCTCCGAGATGGCCGGCCCCTGGACCCTGACGGGACCCCAAGTGCGGCTGTCCACCCCGGAGTACGACTGGGAGCGCGTCGGCTTCGCGGTCAACGAGGGTCCGTACGTGCTGAAGCGCAACGGGCGGCTGTTCATGACCTACTCGGCCAGCGCCACCGACCACCACTACTGCGTGGGGCTGCTGACCGCCGACGAGGACAGCGACCTCATGGACCCCGCGAGCTGGTCCAAGTCGCCCGTCCCCGTCTTCACCAGCAACGACACGACCCGGCAGTACGGGCCCGGCCACAACTGCTTCACGGTCGCCGAGGACGGCCGCACCGACGTGCTCGTCTACCACGCCCGCCAGTACAAGGAGATCGTGGGCGACCCGCTGGACGACCCCAACCGCCACACCCGGGTCCAGAAGCTCGGCTGGAAACCGGACGGCACACCCGACTTCGGCGTCCCCGTGGCCGACACCGCGGCGGGGGAGGGGGCGTGA
- a CDS encoding RICIN domain-containing protein, translating into MRRARAVLLALCLALAGALATAGPARAAPQTIANGTQFTDRSGSPVHAHGGGVLRAGAYYYWFGEHRNADNTFRSVDAYRSTDLKNWEFRNHVLTEDSHPELATANIERPKVMYNASTGRFVMWMHKENGSDYSEARAAVAVSDTVDGDYTWRGSFRPLGQHMSRDITVFTDTDGTGYMVSAARENYDLHIYRLTADHTGIAGLVANPWPGGHREAPALFKRGGVYFMLTSGATGWNPNQQQYATATSLSGPWSAMRDVGDPTAFGSQTAYVLPVQGTSGTSYLYMGDRWGNSFGGTVNDSRYVWLPLTFPSATSMSMSWSPEITVDTAAGTVGGTGATYHTLTARHSGRCADVTGRSMWPGAQIKQYDCNGGGNQKYWFKPVGGGHHQLVVRGSSLCVQENASTVTQENCDASATAQQWSVTTTGSYVSVTSRATGECLDVNGASTANSAAIITYTCNGGTNQQWTRGT; encoded by the coding sequence ATGAGACGTGCCCGCGCGGTGCTGCTCGCCCTCTGCCTCGCGCTCGCCGGCGCCCTCGCGACCGCCGGACCCGCCCGGGCCGCCCCGCAGACGATCGCCAACGGCACCCAGTTCACCGACCGTTCGGGCAGCCCCGTGCACGCCCACGGCGGCGGCGTCCTCAGGGCCGGCGCGTACTACTACTGGTTCGGCGAGCACCGCAACGCCGACAACACCTTCCGCTCCGTGGACGCCTACCGCTCCACCGACCTGAAGAACTGGGAGTTCCGCAACCACGTCCTCACCGAGGACAGCCACCCGGAGCTCGCCACCGCCAACATCGAGCGGCCCAAGGTCATGTACAACGCGTCCACCGGCCGGTTCGTGATGTGGATGCACAAGGAGAACGGCAGCGACTACAGCGAGGCGCGCGCCGCCGTCGCCGTCTCCGACACCGTGGACGGCGACTACACCTGGCGGGGCAGCTTCCGGCCGCTGGGGCAGCACATGTCCCGCGACATCACCGTCTTCACCGACACCGACGGCACCGGCTACATGGTCTCCGCCGCCCGCGAGAACTACGACCTGCACATCTACCGGCTCACCGCCGACCACACCGGCATCGCGGGCCTGGTCGCCAACCCCTGGCCCGGCGGCCACCGCGAGGCACCGGCCCTGTTCAAGCGGGGCGGCGTCTACTTCATGCTGACCTCGGGCGCCACCGGCTGGAACCCCAACCAGCAGCAGTACGCCACCGCCACCAGCCTCTCCGGCCCCTGGTCCGCGATGCGCGACGTCGGCGACCCGACCGCCTTCGGTTCCCAGACCGCGTACGTCCTGCCGGTGCAGGGCACTTCGGGCACCTCGTACCTGTACATGGGCGACCGCTGGGGCAACTCCTTCGGCGGGACCGTCAACGACTCCCGGTACGTGTGGCTGCCGCTGACCTTCCCGTCCGCCACGTCGATGTCGATGTCCTGGTCCCCGGAGATCACCGTCGACACGGCCGCCGGGACGGTCGGCGGCACCGGCGCCACATACCACACGCTGACCGCGCGGCACAGCGGCAGGTGCGCGGACGTGACCGGCCGTTCGATGTGGCCGGGGGCGCAGATCAAGCAGTACGACTGCAACGGCGGCGGCAACCAGAAGTACTGGTTCAAGCCCGTCGGCGGCGGCCACCACCAGCTGGTGGTCCGCGGCAGCAGCCTGTGCGTCCAGGAGAACGCGAGCACGGTCACGCAGGAGAACTGCGACGCCTCCGCGACCGCCCAGCAGTGGTCCGTCACCACCACGGGCTCCTACGTCAGCGTCACCTCCCGCGCCACCGGCGAGTGCCTGGACGTGAACGGCGCGTCCACCGCGAACTCCGCCGCGATCATCACGTACACCTGCAACGGAGGGACCAACCAGCAGTGGACACGCGGGACATGA
- a CDS encoding rhamnogalacturonan acetylesterase, with product MRRGRTLGRAAVTAAVALGTGLSAVPAQAQRHQGRAPAPGIENCTATACHFDLPPGTYDVRVTLGGDRASSTALGGETRRTLLPETAAAAGERVVRSFTVNVRTPEGEPTGPEGTPGLDLTVGGSAPALAGIRVTPARHTRQVLLVGDSTVCDQPGDPYSGWGQQLPRYLRKGLSVANYADSGESTVSYLGNPLLWNTVRPLIRRGDLVLIQLAHNDKTTDGTTYRAGLESLVAGVRERGGVPVLVTPVVRRWFNADGTLDNNTALLVNGLGVDHPAVVRSVAADRDVPLIDLTARTKEVVESLGVEGSKALYLHDEKRDNTHTSVHGATVYAGLVRDELVALRLVPGGGVRMR from the coding sequence ATGAGACGGGGCCGCACGCTCGGCCGGGCCGCCGTGACGGCGGCCGTGGCACTGGGCACCGGCCTGTCGGCCGTACCGGCCCAGGCGCAGCGGCACCAGGGGCGTGCGCCCGCCCCCGGCATCGAGAACTGCACGGCCACCGCCTGCCACTTCGACCTGCCGCCCGGTACGTACGACGTGCGGGTCACCCTCGGCGGCGACCGGGCGTCCAGCACCGCCCTCGGCGGCGAGACCCGGCGCACCCTGCTCCCGGAGACCGCCGCGGCGGCCGGGGAACGCGTGGTGCGGAGCTTCACCGTGAACGTCCGCACCCCCGAGGGCGAGCCCACCGGCCCGGAGGGCACGCCCGGACTCGACCTCACCGTCGGCGGAAGCGCGCCCGCACTCGCCGGCATCCGGGTCACCCCGGCCCGGCACACCCGCCAGGTCCTCCTCGTCGGCGACTCCACGGTCTGCGACCAGCCCGGCGACCCGTACTCCGGCTGGGGCCAGCAACTGCCCCGGTACCTGCGCAAGGGCCTGTCCGTGGCCAACTACGCGGACTCCGGGGAGAGTACGGTCAGCTATCTCGGGAACCCGCTCCTGTGGAACACCGTCAGGCCGCTGATCCGGCGCGGTGACCTCGTCCTGATCCAGCTCGCCCACAACGACAAGACCACCGACGGGACGACCTACCGGGCAGGCCTCGAGTCCCTGGTGGCGGGCGTGCGGGAGCGGGGCGGCGTGCCGGTCCTCGTCACCCCGGTCGTGCGACGCTGGTTCAACGCCGACGGAACCCTGGACAACAACACGGCCCTGCTGGTCAACGGGCTCGGCGTCGACCACCCGGCCGTCGTCCGCTCCGTCGCGGCCGACCGGGACGTCCCGCTGATCGACCTCACGGCGCGGACCAAGGAGGTGGTGGAGTCCCTCGGCGTGGAGGGTTCCAAGGCGCTGTACCTCCACGACGAGAAACGGGACAACACGCACACCTCCGTGCACGGCGCCACCGTGTACGCGGGCCTGGTCCGCGACGAACTCGTCGCCCTGCGTCTGGTGCCCGGGGGCGGAGTCAGGATGAGATGA
- a CDS encoding isocitrate lyase/phosphoenolpyruvate mutase family protein gives MTTFTGLHHADEPLLLPCAWDHASALALAAHGFRAVGTTSLAVAAAAGLPDGAAATREQTLRLARTLGPGPFLLSVDAEGGFSDDPDEVAGLARELCAAGAAGINLEDGLGPADRHAAKIAAVRAAAPGLFVNARTDTHWLGDGEGTTRRLDAYLGAGAHGVFVPGLTDPREIAALVRGLDGVPLNILHSPAGPSVRHLADLGVRRVSLGSLLYRRALGAAVEAAAGIRAGLAPQGAVPSYDEVQALGRRARDEDDGTASSERPWYG, from the coding sequence ATGACCACCTTCACCGGCCTCCACCACGCGGACGAACCCCTGCTGCTGCCGTGCGCCTGGGACCACGCCTCGGCGCTGGCCCTGGCCGCCCACGGCTTCCGGGCCGTCGGCACCACCAGCCTCGCCGTCGCGGCGGCGGCCGGGCTGCCCGACGGGGCGGCGGCGACCCGGGAGCAGACGCTGCGGCTCGCCCGCACCCTCGGCCCCGGTCCGTTCCTGCTGTCCGTGGACGCGGAGGGCGGCTTCAGCGACGACCCCGACGAGGTGGCCGGGCTGGCCCGGGAGCTCTGCGCGGCGGGCGCCGCCGGCATCAACCTGGAGGACGGGCTCGGCCCCGCCGACCGGCACGCCGCCAAGATCGCGGCCGTCCGGGCGGCGGCCCCCGGCCTCTTCGTGAACGCCCGCACCGACACCCACTGGCTGGGCGACGGCGAGGGCACCACACGCCGCCTCGACGCCTACCTGGGGGCGGGCGCGCACGGCGTCTTCGTGCCCGGGCTCACCGACCCGCGGGAGATCGCCGCCCTGGTGCGCGGCCTGGACGGCGTCCCCCTCAACATCCTCCACTCACCCGCCGGACCCTCCGTCCGCCACCTCGCCGACCTCGGCGTACGCCGCGTCAGCCTCGGCTCGTTGCTGTACCGGCGGGCGCTGGGCGCGGCGGTGGAGGCGGCGGCCGGGATCCGGGCGGGCCTGGCCCCGCAGGGCGCGGTGCCGTCGTACGACGAGGTCCAGGCGCTGGGACGCCGTGCCCGCGACGAGGACGACGGCACGGCTTCCTCGGAACGCCCCTGGTACGGTTGA
- a CDS encoding TetR-like C-terminal domain-containing protein, producing the protein MPRAGLTADRLVAAAAELADEAGFENVTLSALARRFGVKDASLYAHVRGLRDLRARLALLAGTEMLDRIEAAVAGRTGKDALAAFAGAYREYALTRPGRYAAAQIRLDPSLAADAAALRRVLDVIHGALAAYGLEEPDLTDAVRLLRATFHGYCALEASGAFAAPRDVRVSWDKAVDALHLALENWPREKAG; encoded by the coding sequence ATGCCCCGCGCCGGACTCACCGCCGACCGTCTCGTCGCGGCCGCCGCCGAGCTGGCCGACGAGGCCGGGTTCGAGAACGTCACGCTGTCCGCGCTGGCCCGGCGCTTCGGTGTGAAGGACGCGAGCCTGTACGCGCACGTGCGCGGCCTGCGGGACCTGCGCGCCCGGCTGGCGCTGCTGGCGGGCACCGAGATGCTCGACCGGATCGAGGCGGCGGTCGCGGGGCGGACCGGCAAGGACGCCCTGGCCGCGTTCGCCGGCGCCTACCGGGAGTACGCGCTCACCCGGCCGGGCCGCTACGCGGCCGCCCAGATCCGGCTGGACCCGTCCCTGGCCGCCGACGCCGCCGCGCTGCGCCGTGTCCTGGACGTCATCCACGGCGCGCTCGCCGCCTACGGCCTCGAGGAGCCCGACCTCACCGACGCCGTCCGCCTGCTGCGCGCCACCTTCCACGGTTACTGCGCCCTGGAGGCCTCCGGCGCCTTCGCCGCCCCGCGCGACGTCCGGGTGTCCTGGGACAAGGCGGTCGACGCCCTGCACCTCGCCCTGGAGAACTGGCCTCGGGAGAAGGCGGGTTGA
- a CDS encoding PHP domain-containing protein: protein MGHGHAHGPHHHHHHGHDHQHETTAPLPAAFDTSVPDEALSPEQKSRRTLLRRAGLLGAGLAAGSVLSAGAGAPAHATGNGRRGKGFLWLAGDHHIHTQYSSDGKYRVVDQVRQGAKHGMDWLVITDHGSATHAKIGVEKVNPDIKEARAAYEDTLVFQGLEWNIPAAEHGTVFVHPGSNEVAVLKQFETDYDGSVKGASDSTPANEALAVAGLNFLADQVRRRKVKDALMLANHPARRGVDSPHEIRAWRDATGTDPQIAVGFEGAPGHQAAGLPQPLGMGRARGIYDNNPSANSFPGYPLESYRTWGGFDWMTATVGGLWDSLLAEGRPWWITANSDSHQVYADTAVRGPGGDFNADGRYEDPVYGGRIDITQGDYWPGQYSRTHVGADGFSYAAVMDGIRAGRVWVDHGQLIGGLDVRVSGGGRWATLGGALHVKKGTKVTLTADVALAGGPNWAGFVPRLARVDVVQGDVTGPVADKDTFTAPTAKVVRSYDVGKSAGTVRVTFDLGRVDRPLYVRLRGTDGNRSAVGAMGAQVDPAGPALDVVGDADPWRDLWFYSNPVWVLPS from the coding sequence ATGGGTCACGGGCACGCACACGGGCCGCACCACCATCACCACCACGGACACGACCACCAGCACGAGACGACGGCGCCCCTGCCCGCCGCCTTCGACACCTCCGTGCCCGACGAGGCGCTCAGCCCCGAGCAGAAGTCCCGCCGTACGCTGCTGCGCCGCGCGGGCCTCCTCGGTGCGGGGCTCGCGGCCGGCAGCGTGCTGTCCGCCGGCGCCGGCGCTCCCGCGCACGCCACGGGCAACGGCCGCCGCGGCAAGGGCTTCCTGTGGCTCGCCGGTGACCACCACATCCACACCCAGTACAGCAGCGACGGCAAGTACCGCGTCGTCGACCAGGTCCGCCAGGGCGCCAAGCACGGCATGGACTGGCTGGTCATCACCGACCACGGCAGCGCCACCCACGCGAAGATCGGCGTGGAGAAGGTCAACCCGGACATCAAGGAGGCCCGCGCCGCCTACGAGGACACCCTCGTCTTCCAGGGCCTGGAGTGGAACATCCCGGCCGCCGAGCACGGCACCGTCTTCGTCCACCCCGGCAGCAACGAGGTCGCCGTCCTCAAGCAGTTCGAGACCGACTACGACGGCAGCGTCAAGGGCGCCTCCGACTCCACCCCCGCCAACGAGGCGCTCGCCGTCGCCGGCCTCAACTTCCTCGCCGACCAGGTGAGACGGCGCAAGGTCAAGGACGCCCTGATGCTCGCCAACCACCCGGCGCGGCGCGGTGTCGACTCCCCGCACGAGATCCGGGCCTGGCGCGACGCCACCGGCACCGACCCCCAGATAGCCGTCGGCTTCGAGGGCGCCCCCGGCCACCAGGCGGCCGGCCTGCCGCAGCCGCTCGGCATGGGCCGCGCCCGCGGCATCTACGACAACAACCCCAGCGCCAACTCCTTCCCCGGCTACCCGCTGGAGAGCTACCGCACCTGGGGCGGCTTCGACTGGATGACCGCCACCGTCGGCGGCCTGTGGGACAGCCTCCTCGCCGAGGGCCGCCCCTGGTGGATCACCGCCAACTCCGACTCCCACCAGGTCTACGCCGACACCGCGGTGCGCGGCCCGGGCGGCGACTTCAACGCCGACGGCCGCTACGAGGACCCGGTGTACGGCGGCCGGATCGACATCACCCAGGGCGACTACTGGCCCGGCCAGTACAGCCGCACCCACGTCGGCGCCGACGGCTTCTCCTACGCCGCCGTCATGGACGGCATCCGCGCCGGCCGCGTCTGGGTCGACCACGGGCAGCTCATCGGCGGCCTCGACGTCCGCGTGTCCGGCGGCGGCCGCTGGGCCACGCTCGGCGGCGCGCTGCACGTGAAGAAGGGCACCAAGGTCACGCTGACGGCCGACGTGGCGCTCGCCGGGGGACCCAACTGGGCCGGTTTCGTGCCCCGGCTGGCCCGCGTGGACGTCGTCCAGGGCGATGTGACCGGCCCGGTCGCCGACAAGGACACGTTCACCGCGCCCACCGCGAAGGTCGTCCGGTCGTACGACGTCGGCAAGTCGGCCGGCACCGTCCGGGTCACCTTCGACCTCGGCCGGGTCGACCGCCCGCTGTACGTCCGGCTGCGCGGCACCGACGGCAACCGGTCCGCCGTCGGGGCGATGGGCGCCCAGGTGGACCCGGCGGGCCCCGCCCTCGACGTCGTCGGCGACGCGGACCCGTGGCGCGACCTGTGGTTCTACTCCAACCCCGTGTGGGTCCTGCCCTCGTGA